The following are encoded together in the Pseudoalteromonas piscicida genome:
- a CDS encoding adenylate kinase, with product MKKVAVFGKPGSGKSTLSKGLAAVIHIPLYQLDSMLYQANGEFVDRVAFDKAHQNILNTDAWIIDGFGPLDAFKQRLDAADTLVYIDLPYRVSYWFVIKRLLKSIVTKPEGWPDGSSVFKGTIASIKTLRRCPQFWNEAFLSQLEQSAQTKALYVIKSVAALDSFVRQHAK from the coding sequence ATGAAGAAAGTAGCAGTTTTTGGTAAACCGGGAAGCGGCAAGTCTACGCTGAGTAAAGGACTGGCCGCGGTAATACACATCCCGTTATATCAATTAGACTCGATGCTCTACCAAGCAAATGGCGAGTTTGTTGACAGAGTCGCTTTTGATAAAGCACATCAAAACATATTGAATACTGATGCGTGGATCATTGATGGCTTTGGTCCGTTGGATGCGTTTAAACAGCGCTTAGATGCGGCAGATACCTTAGTCTACATCGACTTACCATATCGAGTGAGTTATTGGTTTGTGATAAAACGTCTATTAAAAAGCATAGTTACCAAGCCTGAAGGCTGGCCAGATGGTAGCTCAGTGTTTAAAGGGACGATTGCCAGTATTAAAACGTTAAGGCGCTGCCCGCAATTTTGGAATGAAGCATTTTTATCGCAGTTAGAGCAAAGCGCGCAAACCAAAGCACTATATGTGATTAAGTCGGTTGCGGCGCTTGATAGCTTTGTACGCCAACATGCGAAGTAA
- a CDS encoding DMT family transporter: MSWLLLAFAGLLEVVWAIGLKFTNGFTKPVPSIITLVAMAASFYFLSVALRTLPLSVAYSVWVGIGMLGSIIVGFVYFKEPLSSLKLLSLLLIMIGIIGLKLSSQG; this comes from the coding sequence ATGAGCTGGTTGCTACTTGCTTTTGCAGGTTTATTGGAAGTCGTTTGGGCTATTGGTTTGAAATTTACCAACGGTTTTACGAAGCCTGTTCCCTCAATTATTACTTTAGTGGCGATGGCCGCAAGTTTCTACTTTCTCAGTGTTGCACTACGAACTTTACCGCTTAGCGTTGCTTATTCTGTCTGGGTTGGCATTGGTATGCTAGGGTCGATTATTGTTGGCTTTGTCTATTTTAAAGAACCGTTGTCATCACTTAAGCTACTCAGTTTACTGTTGATAATGATTGGGATTATTGGTCTAAAATTATCCTCTCAGGGTTAA
- a CDS encoding DUF4265 domain-containing protein codes for MNDVVADKVRFTFKNHLQGCAEEFIVAMAVGDNIYQIKGAPLFAFGVNYDDHVLVAPDTEGSLDAIEVVARSEYHSLRVCFTNELENAKNIELLQELTLSGVESEQFGDGRFALTVSPQREYESFIDILHYYQELGVLKYELAGEPHDNFDGNSA; via the coding sequence ATGAATGATGTAGTTGCTGACAAAGTACGGTTTACTTTTAAAAACCACCTCCAAGGATGTGCTGAAGAATTTATTGTTGCTATGGCAGTAGGCGATAACATTTATCAGATAAAAGGTGCACCGCTTTTTGCTTTTGGTGTTAACTATGATGACCACGTTTTGGTTGCACCAGATACCGAAGGTTCTTTAGACGCAATCGAGGTTGTGGCTCGAAGTGAGTACCACTCTTTGCGGGTCTGCTTTACAAACGAGTTGGAAAATGCCAAAAACATAGAGCTACTTCAAGAGCTTACTCTATCTGGCGTGGAGAGCGAGCAATTTGGTGATGGGCGCTTTGCGTTGACGGTTTCACCGCAAAGAGAATACGAATCTTTTATCGATATCCTGCATTATTATCAGGAGCTTGGAGTATTGAAGTATGAACTTGCCGGCGAGCCCCACGATAACTTTGATGGTAACAGTGCGTAA